Proteins encoded together in one Hemiscyllium ocellatum isolate sHemOce1 chromosome 9, sHemOce1.pat.X.cur, whole genome shotgun sequence window:
- the dusp12 gene encoding dual specificity protein phosphatase 12 isoform X2: protein MIPLRPGLFLGTAGDAATIAPDTGISHVLTVDSKEPPPLGDRQTKFVRALDDAGSDLLSFLDDHAGVSRSATVVTAYMMKIDGLTFEEAYSKLQDIKPDVKINDEFVKQLKLYEKMGCNVDLTSADYKQYRLQKVINKYPELQNLPQELFALDPVSQEKTNEVLYRCRKCRRSLFRGSSTLNHIPGSGPNAFAHKRMTQTHREGQTKCTSYFVEPVQWMEPALLGVLDGQILCPKCRSKLGSFNWYGDQCSCGRWVTPAFQIHKNRVDEVKHLSFSNVKNVSS, encoded by the exons ATGATCCCGCTGCGGCCCGGGCTGTTCCTTGGGACGGCCGGCGATGCTGCGACAATCGCTCCCGACACCGGTATCTCCCACGTGCTGACCGTGGACTCCAAGGAGCCGCCGCCTCTCGGAGACCGGCAGACCAAGTTCGTGCGGGCGCTGGATGATGCGGGctctgacttgctgagcttccTGGACGA TCATGCAGGAGTCAGTCGAAGTGCAACTGTAGTAACTGCTTACATGATGAAAATTGACGGTCTGACCTTTGAAGAGGCATATAGTAAACTCCAGGACATTAAACCTGATGTCAA GATAAATGATGAGtttgtgaagcagctgaagttatATGAAAAGATGGGTTGCAATGTGGATTTAACAAGTGCTGATTACAAACAGTATCGACTGCAGAAAGTCATTAACAAGTATCCTG AGCTACAAAATTTACCTCAGGAGTTGTTTGCATTGGATCCTGTGAGTCAAGAGAAAACAAATGAAGTGCTCTATAGGTGCAGAAAGTGTAG GCGTTCTTTGTTTCGTGGCTCGAGTACTTTGAATCATATACCTGGATCGGGACCAAATGCCTTTGCTCACAAGAGAATGACTCAAACTCATAGAGAGGGTCAGACCAAATGTACATCATATTTTGTTGAGCCGGTGCAATGGATGGAGCCTGCATTACTTGGTGTTTTAGATGGCCAG ATACTTTGCCCAAAGTGCAGATCTAAGTTAGGATCTTTCAACTGGTATGGTGATCAGTGTTCCTGTGGTCGTTGGGTAACTCCTGCCTTCCAGATTCACAAGAACCGTGTTGATGAAGTGAAGCATTTAAGTTTCTCAAATGTGAAAAATGTCAGTAGTTGA
- the dusp12 gene encoding dual specificity protein phosphatase 12 isoform X1, with protein sequence MIPLRPGLFLGTAGDAATIAPDTGISHVLTVDSKEPPPLGDRQTKFVRALDDAGSDLLSFLDECVRFVQEALSCAGAAVLVHCHAGVSRSATVVTAYMMKIDGLTFEEAYSKLQDIKPDVKINDEFVKQLKLYEKMGCNVDLTSADYKQYRLQKVINKYPELQNLPQELFALDPVSQEKTNEVLYRCRKCRRSLFRGSSTLNHIPGSGPNAFAHKRMTQTHREGQTKCTSYFVEPVQWMEPALLGVLDGQILCPKCRSKLGSFNWYGDQCSCGRWVTPAFQIHKNRVDEVKHLSFSNVKNVSS encoded by the exons ATGATCCCGCTGCGGCCCGGGCTGTTCCTTGGGACGGCCGGCGATGCTGCGACAATCGCTCCCGACACCGGTATCTCCCACGTGCTGACCGTGGACTCCAAGGAGCCGCCGCCTCTCGGAGACCGGCAGACCAAGTTCGTGCGGGCGCTGGATGATGCGGGctctgacttgctgagcttccTGGACGAGTGTGTGCGGTTTGTGCAGGAGGCGCTGTCTTGTGCAGGAGCTGCTGTCCTGGTTCATTG TCATGCAGGAGTCAGTCGAAGTGCAACTGTAGTAACTGCTTACATGATGAAAATTGACGGTCTGACCTTTGAAGAGGCATATAGTAAACTCCAGGACATTAAACCTGATGTCAA GATAAATGATGAGtttgtgaagcagctgaagttatATGAAAAGATGGGTTGCAATGTGGATTTAACAAGTGCTGATTACAAACAGTATCGACTGCAGAAAGTCATTAACAAGTATCCTG AGCTACAAAATTTACCTCAGGAGTTGTTTGCATTGGATCCTGTGAGTCAAGAGAAAACAAATGAAGTGCTCTATAGGTGCAGAAAGTGTAG GCGTTCTTTGTTTCGTGGCTCGAGTACTTTGAATCATATACCTGGATCGGGACCAAATGCCTTTGCTCACAAGAGAATGACTCAAACTCATAGAGAGGGTCAGACCAAATGTACATCATATTTTGTTGAGCCGGTGCAATGGATGGAGCCTGCATTACTTGGTGTTTTAGATGGCCAG ATACTTTGCCCAAAGTGCAGATCTAAGTTAGGATCTTTCAACTGGTATGGTGATCAGTGTTCCTGTGGTCGTTGGGTAACTCCTGCCTTCCAGATTCACAAGAACCGTGTTGATGAAGTGAAGCATTTAAGTTTCTCAAATGTGAAAAATGTCAGTAGTTGA
- the dusp12 gene encoding dual specificity protein phosphatase 12 isoform X3 has product MIPLRPGLFLGTAGDAATIAPDTGISHVLTVDSKEPPPLGDRQTNHAGVSRSATVVTAYMMKIDGLTFEEAYSKLQDIKPDVKINDEFVKQLKLYEKMGCNVDLTSADYKQYRLQKVINKYPELQNLPQELFALDPVSQEKTNEVLYRCRKCRRSLFRGSSTLNHIPGSGPNAFAHKRMTQTHREGQTKCTSYFVEPVQWMEPALLGVLDGQILCPKCRSKLGSFNWYGDQCSCGRWVTPAFQIHKNRVDEVKHLSFSNVKNVSS; this is encoded by the exons ATGATCCCGCTGCGGCCCGGGCTGTTCCTTGGGACGGCCGGCGATGCTGCGACAATCGCTCCCGACACCGGTATCTCCCACGTGCTGACCGTGGACTCCAAGGAGCCGCCGCCTCTCGGAGACCGGCAGACCAA TCATGCAGGAGTCAGTCGAAGTGCAACTGTAGTAACTGCTTACATGATGAAAATTGACGGTCTGACCTTTGAAGAGGCATATAGTAAACTCCAGGACATTAAACCTGATGTCAA GATAAATGATGAGtttgtgaagcagctgaagttatATGAAAAGATGGGTTGCAATGTGGATTTAACAAGTGCTGATTACAAACAGTATCGACTGCAGAAAGTCATTAACAAGTATCCTG AGCTACAAAATTTACCTCAGGAGTTGTTTGCATTGGATCCTGTGAGTCAAGAGAAAACAAATGAAGTGCTCTATAGGTGCAGAAAGTGTAG GCGTTCTTTGTTTCGTGGCTCGAGTACTTTGAATCATATACCTGGATCGGGACCAAATGCCTTTGCTCACAAGAGAATGACTCAAACTCATAGAGAGGGTCAGACCAAATGTACATCATATTTTGTTGAGCCGGTGCAATGGATGGAGCCTGCATTACTTGGTGTTTTAGATGGCCAG ATACTTTGCCCAAAGTGCAGATCTAAGTTAGGATCTTTCAACTGGTATGGTGATCAGTGTTCCTGTGGTCGTTGGGTAACTCCTGCCTTCCAGATTCACAAGAACCGTGTTGATGAAGTGAAGCATTTAAGTTTCTCAAATGTGAAAAATGTCAGTAGTTGA